One region of Pseudoalteromonas luteoviolacea genomic DNA includes:
- a CDS encoding toxin VasX, producing MTSTAPTSVNEQGAYRELVFEGYASDSEQVSLMIKDYSEDQAKTGFYKIPLGFANTTQNNNNADVELVYIYPLCECTPDGAAERKLTNLRPGYLYIYVDGHLWRELEVTEHEEEDISYFKDVNLAYQKGPQAWRIDEHGQVGERVATGEQLKQVLVPNKLYGQPCRVEIAFSETQWCWRQIEAFGGMSENDPRLNYGPSVKPGTNDDAASERRRQRMQVLDKLGNYAQGYSNDEAPQHIPLPRMPKNGLHRPVLKDPIGVARYLAAEIVSERKNIQQLSMESIKGAPLTPDDFEDFAPEQKNISKHVLATTIQSQFFAFPNTTQQKVDLGMSVSEHEQDMAQNYKSWVRAGFSKYEFRRYLKTEQALTSARAINVQKSFGFDHITREDEPMSFYQAVKDYGYYEDVRRNFVYELISDVTAPYTDLTKTLIESFLVHDSDFRAAKQIDEEDMGQELMLKVLGTHPLDTENAANSLKLTALMYPKKTGTALSDYECARRESSDPFDTVFSVELQQQIQQDIDEGLMSGEQREFWRRASQMIWGVLAISFAAPASFFAVGGAGTNLKARTVDRNEQEAKLKDQIRDLDNEIKELKKDIKSKNGEIDEIKRAHNEVREALEEAMGIKGRQAFPQELELYLQDRIQELDALHDGHTKAQAQIIRAQQSVKNMRIASMPHEKVDFRNVKVHLRPYVRFRHLAKVATGDLLQEIEIDVGDYYSNKLPDGKLPLNFTDRAKRAEERIEKLGRLAERFDDAYKEQKTRRPTVTLKMNKLHSVQSRIDQMIALDGALDEILDAIERHQAEMKSGQASLKKKLLVLDVSAIEGLEDSIDKDSESIDKKKLEKLETEWSLKGLKSDNSALNKMASMNIHPEKFDSLLKGVLPAVGILEAANLFDVLSDDSSTPLDRLSAWLDALDIGGNIGLNMVERRMGLPSVKQSYAVLRNKPVPASAFKKRVWLVSKLKFGVYFGLLGNAATFLASAVSAYVSFYNMRGTLGRGDTAQAIGHGLMMTGFAGMTLSSAIAIGAVFTTSLQGAAVAVLAPALAIVGLLLLLIGAGVVWAFSEAPIEGWLEACHWGTYKTRFKDDDGNQSTMRASLWKDNPELAIHDLYNALYAPQFKVTSSFGTVKYQLFAPMVNKKNGADVRMYWRNISQGEQTFKRITDHQISLLTSEIEIFPGRTGWQFSTTYTKLEQVLGLAHNQEIEFKAEFVTFPYGKGAKILEHTKQEYALPIRMKKEYDSLWQQIRDKPKPIQEFQGGIYVKKVFLMSDFPVIH from the coding sequence ATGACAAGTACAGCTCCCACTAGCGTCAATGAGCAAGGCGCTTATCGCGAATTGGTGTTTGAAGGCTATGCCAGTGACTCAGAGCAAGTCTCATTGATGATCAAAGATTACAGCGAAGATCAGGCTAAAACCGGTTTTTATAAAATTCCACTGGGCTTTGCCAACACCACACAAAACAATAACAACGCCGATGTTGAGTTGGTGTACATTTACCCCTTGTGTGAGTGCACCCCAGATGGCGCCGCTGAGCGCAAACTAACGAACTTAAGACCCGGATATTTATACATTTATGTGGACGGTCACTTATGGCGCGAGCTGGAAGTCACAGAGCACGAAGAAGAAGACATTTCTTATTTTAAAGATGTGAACCTCGCGTACCAAAAAGGCCCGCAAGCGTGGCGCATTGATGAGCACGGCCAAGTTGGTGAGCGCGTGGCAACGGGTGAGCAGCTCAAGCAAGTTTTGGTGCCCAATAAATTGTATGGTCAGCCATGCCGAGTAGAAATTGCATTCAGTGAAACTCAGTGGTGCTGGCGGCAAATTGAAGCCTTTGGCGGCATGAGCGAAAACGATCCGCGCTTAAACTATGGGCCAAGCGTAAAGCCGGGCACCAATGATGACGCCGCCAGCGAGCGCCGCAGACAACGTATGCAAGTGCTTGATAAATTGGGTAACTATGCACAAGGCTACAGCAATGATGAGGCGCCACAGCACATCCCGCTACCGCGTATGCCAAAAAATGGCCTGCACCGCCCGGTATTAAAAGACCCAATCGGCGTAGCCCGTTATCTTGCCGCTGAAATCGTCTCAGAGCGTAAAAACATCCAGCAATTGTCGATGGAGTCTATCAAAGGCGCGCCCCTCACCCCAGATGATTTTGAAGACTTTGCACCAGAGCAAAAAAACATTTCTAAACATGTGCTGGCGACCACCATTCAGTCGCAGTTTTTTGCGTTTCCCAATACCACCCAGCAAAAAGTGGACCTTGGCATGTCGGTCTCTGAGCATGAGCAAGACATGGCACAAAACTACAAAAGCTGGGTGCGCGCTGGTTTTTCAAAGTATGAGTTTAGACGCTACTTAAAGACCGAACAGGCACTGACCTCTGCCCGCGCCATCAATGTGCAAAAATCATTTGGCTTTGACCATATCACCCGCGAAGACGAGCCAATGAGCTTTTACCAAGCGGTGAAGGACTATGGCTATTACGAAGATGTAAGACGAAACTTTGTGTATGAGCTGATAAGCGATGTCACCGCGCCTTACACCGATCTCACCAAAACCTTAATTGAAAGCTTTTTAGTACATGACTCAGATTTTAGGGCTGCCAAGCAAATAGACGAAGAGGACATGGGCCAAGAGCTGATGTTAAAAGTGCTGGGCACGCATCCCCTAGATACTGAAAACGCAGCCAACAGCTTAAAACTGACGGCACTGATGTACCCGAAAAAGACCGGCACTGCATTGAGCGATTATGAGTGCGCGCGCAGAGAAAGCAGTGACCCATTTGATACGGTTTTTTCAGTTGAATTACAGCAACAAATTCAGCAAGACATAGACGAAGGCTTAATGTCTGGCGAGCAGCGCGAATTTTGGCGCCGTGCTTCGCAAATGATTTGGGGGGTGCTGGCGATTAGTTTCGCAGCGCCAGCAAGTTTTTTTGCCGTAGGTGGTGCTGGAACGAATTTAAAAGCTCGTACAGTAGATCGAAATGAACAGGAGGCTAAATTAAAAGACCAAATCAGAGATTTGGATAATGAAATAAAAGAACTCAAAAAAGACATTAAATCTAAGAATGGCGAAATTGATGAGATAAAGCGTGCTCACAATGAAGTTCGTGAAGCATTGGAAGAGGCTATGGGAATTAAAGGTCGTCAAGCATTCCCTCAGGAACTAGAGCTTTATTTACAAGACAGAATACAAGAACTTGATGCGCTACACGATGGTCATACGAAAGCACAGGCTCAAATTATTCGCGCACAGCAAAGTGTAAAAAATATGCGTATTGCCAGCATGCCGCATGAAAAAGTTGATTTTAGGAATGTCAAAGTACATTTGCGCCCATATGTGCGATTCAGACATTTAGCCAAAGTCGCTACTGGTGACCTGCTTCAAGAGATTGAGATTGATGTAGGTGATTATTACTCAAATAAACTGCCAGATGGAAAGCTTCCTTTAAACTTTACAGACCGAGCAAAGCGTGCAGAAGAGCGGATTGAAAAACTTGGACGTTTGGCTGAGCGATTTGATGATGCATATAAGGAACAAAAAACTCGAAGGCCAACGGTTACTTTAAAAATGAATAAGTTGCACAGCGTGCAATCTAGAATTGACCAAATGATAGCGCTTGATGGGGCATTAGATGAGATACTTGATGCGATAGAGAGGCATCAAGCTGAAATGAAAAGTGGTCAAGCAAGCCTTAAAAAGAAGTTATTAGTTTTGGATGTGAGTGCCATTGAGGGGCTTGAAGATTCTATTGACAAAGATAGCGAATCTATTGACAAAAAAAAGCTAGAAAAACTTGAGACGGAATGGTCCTTAAAAGGCTTAAAAAGCGATAATAGTGCATTAAATAAAATGGCCTCAATGAATATTCACCCTGAAAAGTTTGATAGTTTATTAAAGGGGGTGCTTCCTGCTGTAGGTATCCTAGAGGCTGCGAACTTATTCGATGTACTCAGTGATGATTCATCAACTCCCCTAGATCGTTTATCTGCATGGCTAGATGCGCTAGATATTGGAGGGAATATTGGCCTGAATATGGTTGAAAGGCGCATGGGGCTACCATCAGTTAAGCAAAGTTATGCGGTACTTCGGAATAAGCCTGTGCCAGCGAGCGCTTTCAAGAAGCGTGTTTGGTTGGTCTCAAAACTGAAATTTGGAGTGTATTTTGGTTTGCTTGGCAATGCCGCGACATTTTTAGCCAGTGCCGTGAGCGCCTATGTATCGTTTTATAACATGCGGGGGACGCTTGGAAGAGGAGATACCGCTCAGGCCATAGGCCATGGGTTAATGATGACAGGATTTGCGGGCATGACTTTGTCATCTGCTATTGCTATTGGGGCTGTTTTTACCACCAGTTTGCAAGGGGCTGCCGTGGCTGTGTTAGCACCTGCGTTGGCAATTGTAGGTTTATTACTATTGCTAATTGGCGCTGGTGTGGTGTGGGCGTTTTCAGAAGCACCAATTGAAGGCTGGTTAGAAGCTTGCCATTGGGGGACATATAAAACCCGATTTAAAGATGACGATGGTAATCAGTCTACAATGCGTGCATCACTATGGAAGGATAACCCCGAGTTGGCTATCCATGATTTGTACAATGCCCTGTATGCTCCACAGTTTAAAGTGACGTCGAGTTTTGGGACAGTCAAATACCAGCTTTTTGCGCCCATGGTAAACAAAAAAAATGGTGCTGATGTCCGAATGTACTGGAGGAATATCAGTCAAGGGGAGCAAACATTTAAACGCATAACTGATCATCAAATTAGCTTGCTAACCTCGGAAATAGAAATTTTTCCAGGTAGAACAGGATGGCAATTTAGCACCACATATACCAAGTTAGAACAGGTACTCGGTTTGGCACACAATCAAGAAATTGAATTTAAAGCAGAGTTTGTGACTTTCCCTTATGGAAAAGGCGCCAAGATTCTAGAGCATACTAAGCAAGAATATGCATTGCCTATAAGAATGAAAAAAGAATACGACAGTTTGTGGCAACAGATAAGAGACAAGCCAAAGCCAATTCAAGAGTTTCAAGGTGGTATATATGTTAAAAAGGTATTTTTAATGTCTGACTTTCCAGTCATACATTGA